From Methylococcus capsulatus:
AGTATGAGCGGGGCCGAGTTGCTGTCGGAGGATCTGGAAGGCGTCAAGCACGACATTTTGATCCGCCGTGGCCAGCCGACGGTGCAGGGTGAGTTCACTGTACCCGAAGGCAGCTATTTCGTGATGGGTGACAACCGGGACAACAGCAACGACAGCCGCTATTGGGGGGTGGTACCCGAAGCCAACCTGGTGGGCAAGGCCTTTTTCATCTGGATGAGCTGGGACTTCGAGAACGGCGGCATCGGCTTCTCGCGCCTCGGCACGGTACTGAATTCCGGACGGTGAACCATGGGCGGCATGCTCCGTCATCAGCATGGCCTGACTTTCATCGGCTTCGTCCTGCTGATGGCAGTGGCCGGTTTTTTCCTGCTGCTCCTGTTCCGCCTGGGGCCCGTTTATCTCAATCATTACAAGGTCAGCAGCTCACTGGAATCGCTGAAATCGGACCAGCAGTTGCCGGAGAAAACTCGCGAAGACATTCTCAAGACGCTGGAGAAGCGCTGGGACATCAATATGGTAGATTCCGTAACGACGAAAGACGTAAAGATCACCCGCAGCGACGGCTCCTTGCGCGTCCAGGTCGCCTACGATGTGGTGCGGCCCATCGTGGGCAACGTCGCTGCGCTGATCCACTTCGACGACCAAATCGAGGTCGAACACCGTTGATCCGCAGCCACGAGCACTTGGCGCGCAAACTCGGCATTCCGTTCCGCGATCCGGGCCTACTCAAGAACGCTCTCACTCACCGCAGCGCCGAAGGGGTAAACAACGAGCGCCTGGAATTCCTGGGCGATTCGGTGCTGGGGTTCGTGATCGCAGAGTATCTTTATCAGCGCTTCCCTTCGGCGGATGAAGGGGTGCTGAGCCGGCTCCGGGCGACCCTGGTGAATGAAGCCGCCCTGGCTAAGATTGCCCGGGAGCTGGAGCTGGGCGAATACCTCATCCTGGGTTCGGGCGAACTCAAGAGCGGCGGCTATCGGCGTGACTCGATCCTGTCCGACGCTCTGGAGGCCATCCTCGGCGCCGTACTGCGGGACCAGGGCATTGACGCCTGTCGGGCACTGATCCTTAAGCTCTTCGATCGCCCCCTGTCCGCATTGTCGCTGGATGACTGGAAAAAAGATCCGAAGACACGTTTGCAGGAACTGATGCAAGGACGAGGACTGCCTCTTCCGGTTTATACCCTTATCGACCAGTCGGGGCTGCCGCATGACCAGCATTTCCGTGTGCGCTGCGAGATACCGCTGGCCGTCGAACCCTGTGTGGGCGAGGGCAGTTCACGCAAGAAAGCCGAACAACAGGCGGCGGAAAACATGCTCAACCGCCTTTCGGAACAATCGAGGTTCAGAGTTTGAAATCGGGTTACGTGGCTCTGGTGGGCCGTCCCAACGTCGGCAAATCGACACTGCTCAACCGTCTCTTGGGGCAGAAGCTCAGCATCGTCTCGCGCCGGCCACAGACCACCCGCCATCGCATCCTCGGGATCAAGACCGACGGGCGCGGCCAGGCCATCTATGTCGATACCCCTGGCATCCACGGTTGCGCGCAGCGGGCGATGAACCGCTATCTCAATCGCACCGCGATTTCCGCCCTGCTCGGGGTCGATGTCATCATCTGGCTGGTGGATCGGGCGGGCTGGCTGCCGGATGATGAACTGGTCATGGCACGGATCAAGGAGGCGAAGCTTCCTGTCATTCTCGTGATCAACAAAGTTGACCGTCTCGAGGACAAGGATGTCTTGCTGCCATTTCTCGCCGAAGCGAATGCTACCGGGCTGTTCTCCGAGATCGTGCCGATTTCGGCGCTCAAGGGCGTCAACCTGGCGGTGCTGGAAGAACGGGTTCTGGCCCTCCTGCCCGAGGGTGAGCCGATCTATCCGGAGGATCAGATTTCCGACCGGCCGGAGCGCTTCTTCGTGGCGGAGATCATCCGCGAGAAGCTGTTCAACCGTCTGGCGCAGGAAGTGCCGCATGCACTCACCGTCCAGATCGAACAGTACAGGGAATCGCCGACCCTGGTCCGCATCCACGCCGTCATCTGGGTGGAGCGGGAAGGCCAGAAAGCCATCGTCATCGGCAAGGGAGGCGAGGTTTTGAAACGGGTGGGTGAGGCGGCGCGCAAGGATCTGGAACGCATGCTTGAGCGGCGCGTCTACCTGGAACTCTGGACTAAGGTCAAGCGCGGCTGGTCGGACAACGAACGGGCGCTGCAAGGTCTGGGCTATGCCGAATGAACCTGGCCGGAGCCCATGCCGTCTGAAGCCCCGCGCCATGGTGATCAGCGCCGGGTCCTGCTCGACCGCGCCTACATGCTGCATCGGCGTGATTACCGCGAAACCAGTCTCCTCCTCGAACTGTTCACGCTCAGGCATGGCCGCATCGGCGTGATTGCCAAAGGCGCGCGTCGCGGCCGGCAGGGATTCGCCACGATATTGCAGCCGTTCGTCCCCCTGTTGGCGTCCTGGTCCGGCCGCGGCGAGCTTGCCAACCTGAGCCATGCCGAGGCCGCTGGCACTGGCGTTCGGCTGCAGCACACCGCCTTGTTCTGTGGCTTCTACCTGAACGAGCTTCTGGTGAAGCTGCTGCCACCGCACGATCCCTATCCGGAACTCTTCAGCGCTTACCGAGACGGGTTGAAAACACTCGCGGCGGGCGAAGACTTGGAATCCGCGCTGCGCATTTTCGAACTATCGCTGCTTGAATCCATTGGCTATGGTCTGCAACTGCGGGTCGAGGCCGAGAGTGGGGAGGCCATCCGGCCGGAGCGCCTTTACAGCTATCGGATCGACGCCGGCCCAGTTCCCGCCGGAGACGAGGCCGGTGCGGTGCACGGAACGACCCTGCTGGCGCTGCACGACCGCCGTTTCCCCTCGTCACAAACCCGCACCGAAGCCAAACACCTGATGCGGCGGATCATCGCTCACTATTTGGACGGCCGCACTCTCAAGAGCCGCGAGCTGTTCCGCAGCTCATTCTGATTTCGCGGACCGAAAACCTCCAGCCCCGTATAGCCGGCCTTTCCCGTACCCGACCAGTCCATTGACAGCGGCCGGCAAAAGTAATATGAGTTTCCTTGACCCCGGCGGGTCATGCCGGGACATTGGTACCGTAACATGGTAAGGAGGTGCGTCATGAAACGACTGTATTACCTGGCGGACAATCTCGACAGCGTGGAGCGGATATCCGACGCCTTGCATAAGGAAGGCATCACCGACTGGAATTTCCATGTCATCAGTAAGGATCAGGCAGGTCTTTACCGCCGTCACATCCATTCGGCGAATTTCATTCAGAAGTCCGACGCCGTGCGCTATGCGGAGCGCGGAGCCATGGCGGGACTCCTCTTTTCCGTCCTCGGCAGCATCTATGTGGCCAGCGAGCAGCCATTCGGTCCGGACATGAGCGGGATGGTTTATCTTGCGATTTTCGGCTTCATTACACTCTTTGGCGTCTGGGTGGGTGGCCTGATGGGGATGGCCACCGAGAACCAGGCGATCTCTACCTATCATGACGACATCGATGCCGGAAAACATCTGATCCTCATCGATATCCGGGCGGAGGAGGAGGAAAGGGTTCGTGCACTCATGGCGCGTACCCATCCGGAGGCGCAGTTGCTGCGGGTAGGCTCGACGCTGATCAATCCTTTCAGATTTGCGCATCCTGCCGTCTGAGCTTTCGGCCACAGCCGGTTCCGGCTTTCCCCCGAGGCGCCAGGAGCCGGCTTTCTTAATCGGGGCGGGTAAGTCTGCTAGAATATGGCCATCCGCTGACAACGGTTCCCCGCCCTAACACATGCCGCAAAAGCTCTACATCGAGACCTTCGGTTGTCAGATGAATGAATACGATTCCGCTAAGGTACGGGATCTGCTCGAGGTTTCCGACGGTTTCGAACTCGCCCGATCGCCCGAAGAGGCGGACGTTCTACTGCTCAACACCTGCTCGATCCGGGAAAAGGCTCAGGAGAAAGTCTTTTCGCAGCTCGGGCGCTGGCGTCCCCTCAAACTCATGCGTCCGGAAGTCGTCATCGGCGTCGGCGGCTGTGTGGCGAGCCAGGAAGGCGAAGCGCTGCAGAAACGGGCACCCTATGTCGACATCGTGTTTGGTCCCCAGACCCTGCACCGTCTGCCCGCCATGCTCGAGCAAGTCAGACGCGAGCGGCGGCCGGTGGTGGACGTATCATTCCCCGCGATCGAGAAATTCGATGCGTTGCCGGAGCCTCGCGCCGAAGGACCGAAGGCTTTCGTTTCGGTGATGGAAGGCTGTGGCAAGTACTGCACCTTCTGTGTCGTACCCTACACCCGTGGTGAGGAAATCAGCCGTCCGGTCGACGATGTGATCGCAGAGATCGTGGCACTGGCGGAACAGGGCGTCCGCGAGGTCAATCTGCTGGGCCAGAACGTGAACGCCTACCGCGGCGCGCTGGCCGGCGGCGGTATGGCCGATCTGGCCTTGTTGCTGCATTACGTGGCGGCGGTGGATGGCATCGATCGCATCCGTTTCACGACCTCGCATCCGGTGGAATTTTCCGATGCCCTGATCGAGGCGTTTCGAGACATCCCTCAGTTGGTCAATCATTTGCACCTGCCGGTCCAAAGTGGCAGCGACCGGATTCTCGGACTGATGAAACGGGGTCATACTCGCGCCGAATACATAGCCAAAATCGCCAAATTACGCGAGATCCGCCCTGATCTGAGCCTCTCGTCGGATTTCATCGTCGGGTTTCCTGGCGAAACCGAGGAGGACTTCGAGGACACGATGGCGTTGATCGAACAGCTCGGGTTCGACCAGTCCTTCAGCTTCATCTTCAGCGCCCGCCCGGGTACGCCGGCGGCGGAGATGGCCGACGACGTGCCGCTGGAGATCAAGCGTGCCCGGCTGGCCCGATTACAGGCAAAAGTCGCTGACAATGCCGCCAAAATCGCATCGAGTATGGTAGGCAGCGTGCAATCGGTATTGGTCGAAGGCACATCGCGCAAGAATTTCAACGAGCTCAGCGGCCGCACCGAAAACAACCGCGTAGTGAATTTCGAAGGCCATCCCCGTCTCATCGGCCAGTTCGTCGACGTCATCATCACCGAGTCCCTGCCCAATTCTCTGCGAGGCCGGTTCATCGGACTGGCTCGTAAGTCCCGTTCCTTCTCAAACGCTGCCGTTCAAGTTGCCTAATCACCCCAGTTCAATGCAGTTGCTCCTGGAGCCATCGGACAATGCCAGGCTCGCGAACCTCTGCGGCCAGTTCGACGAACACTTGCGCCAAATCGAGCGGCGGCTCGGGGTCGAGATCCAGAACCGCGGAAATCAGTTCCAGATCATCGGCGCCGGGAAGGCGGCGCGGGCCGCCTATGAGGTAATCCGCAGTCTGTTCGATGCAGCTCAGCACGAGATCATCACGCCTGAGCGGGTGCATCTGTCGCTGCAGACCGCGAATGTCGACACGCTGGTCAGCGAAACCGGCGCACCAGAAGATGAGGCGCTGATCCGCACCAAGCGCTCAGTGATCCGGGCACGGGGGGCGAATCAGCGAAAATACCTGCAGAACATCGAACAGCACGACATCAATTTCGGCATCGGCCCCGCCGGTACGGGCAAAACCTATCTGGCAGTGGCCTGTGCGGTAGCAGCTTTAGAGCAGGAACAGGTCCGACGTCTGGTGTTGGCCCGCCCGGCGGTCGAAGCAGGCGAGAAACTGGGCTTTCTACCAGGCGACATGGCGCAGAAGATCGATCCCTACCTCCGCCCGCTTTACGACGCCCTGTACGAAATGCTGGGCTTCGAGCGTGTCGCCAAACTGATCGAGCGCAACGTGATCGAGGTGGCACCCCTGGCTTTCATGCGCGGCCGTACCTTGAACGATTCCTTCATCATCCTCGACGAGGCCCAGAACACGACAATCGAGCAGATCAAGATGTTCCTGACCCGCGTCGGCTTCGGCTCCCGGGCCGTCATCACCGGTGACATCACTCAGACCGATCTGCCGCGCAACAAGGAATCCGGGCTGCGTCACGTCCTGCAGGTGCTACGCGATGTGGAGGGCATCAGCTTCACCTTCTTCAGTACCCGCGACGTCGTGCGGCACCCCCTGGTGCAGCGCATCGTCGCCGCCTACGAAGCGCATGAAAAAGCGCAACAGGAGAGCAGCGAGTGATCGATCTGACCCTGCAGCAGGCGAGCAGCTCTGAAGTGCCGGACGCGTCGGCGTTCCGGGTCTGGGCTGAGGCGGCGCTGGAAAAACCGCATGCGGAGGTCGTTCTCCGCATCGTCGATGCGGAGGAAAGCGCCGCCTTGAATTCGGCCTACCGGGGTAAGACCGGCCCGACCAACGTGCTCAGTTTTCCCTTTGTCGTGCCGGCGGGTATTCCCAACGATCTTTTGGGTGATCTGGTGATCTGCGCGGCGGTAGTCGAACGCGAAGCGGCGGAGCAGGGCAAACCTGTCGAAGCCCACTGGGCCCACATGGTCGTGCATGGAATGCTGCATCTGCAGGGCTACGACCACATCGAAGAAGCGGACGCTCAAGTCATGGAAAACCGCGAGATCGCGATCCTGCAAAGCTTGGGCATCGAAAATCCTTATCTGGAGATTCAACCGGAATGAGCGAGGGGAACTCGGGCGAACATCGAAGTTGGCTGGAGCGGCTCGTGCACTTCCTATCCGGGGAACCGGAGAGCAGGGAGGAGTTGCTCGAGGCGCTCCGGCATGCCCAAAAGCGTCAACTGATCGAAACCGAAGCCCTCAACATGATCGAGGGTGTACTGCAGGTATCCGAGCTGCGCGTCCGGGACATCATGATCCCCCGAGCACAGATGGCCGTGGTGCCTCAGGATGCCGAACTGGAGCGGGTTTTCCCGCTGGTCGTCGAATCCGGCCATTCCCGCTATCCGGTTATCGCCGATGACCGCGCCGAAGTGGTGGGCATCCTGTTGGTGAAGGATCTGCTCGCGCAAAGCCTGCGCAACCGCCACCTCAAAGTCTCCGAAATCATGCGCCCGGCCCTGTTCGTGCCGGAGAGCAAGCGCCTCAACGTATTGCTGAAAGAATTCAAGACTTCCCGTAGCCACATGGCCATCGTCGTCGATGAATACGGTGCCGCCGCAGGACTGGTGACTATCGAGGATGTACTGGAGCAGATCGTCGGCGAAATCGAGGACGAGCACGATCTGAGCGAGGAGGAATACATCTTCCGGAAAAACGACCAGGAATACACCCTGAAAGCCATTACCCCCATCGAGGAGTTCAACGAATATTTCGGT
This genomic window contains:
- a CDS encoding DUF4845 domain-containing protein; amino-acid sequence: MGGMLRHQHGLTFIGFVLLMAVAGFFLLLLFRLGPVYLNHYKVSSSLESLKSDQQLPEKTREDILKTLEKRWDINMVDSVTTKDVKITRSDGSLRVQVAYDVVRPIVGNVAALIHFDDQIEVEHR
- the rnc gene encoding ribonuclease III, whose amino-acid sequence is MIRSHEHLARKLGIPFRDPGLLKNALTHRSAEGVNNERLEFLGDSVLGFVIAEYLYQRFPSADEGVLSRLRATLVNEAALAKIARELELGEYLILGSGELKSGGYRRDSILSDALEAILGAVLRDQGIDACRALILKLFDRPLSALSLDDWKKDPKTRLQELMQGRGLPLPVYTLIDQSGLPHDQHFRVRCEIPLAVEPCVGEGSSRKKAEQQAAENMLNRLSEQSRFRV
- the era gene encoding GTPase Era, with amino-acid sequence MKSGYVALVGRPNVGKSTLLNRLLGQKLSIVSRRPQTTRHRILGIKTDGRGQAIYVDTPGIHGCAQRAMNRYLNRTAISALLGVDVIIWLVDRAGWLPDDELVMARIKEAKLPVILVINKVDRLEDKDVLLPFLAEANATGLFSEIVPISALKGVNLAVLEERVLALLPEGEPIYPEDQISDRPERFFVAEIIREKLFNRLAQEVPHALTVQIEQYRESPTLVRIHAVIWVEREGQKAIVIGKGGEVLKRVGEAARKDLERMLERRVYLELWTKVKRGWSDNERALQGLGYAE
- the recO gene encoding DNA repair protein RecO; the encoded protein is MPSEAPRHGDQRRVLLDRAYMLHRRDYRETSLLLELFTLRHGRIGVIAKGARRGRQGFATILQPFVPLLASWSGRGELANLSHAEAAGTGVRLQHTALFCGFYLNELLVKLLPPHDPYPELFSAYRDGLKTLAAGEDLESALRIFELSLLESIGYGLQLRVEAESGEAIRPERLYSYRIDAGPVPAGDEAGAVHGTTLLALHDRRFPSSQTRTEAKHLMRRIIAHYLDGRTLKSRELFRSSF
- the miaB gene encoding tRNA (N6-isopentenyl adenosine(37)-C2)-methylthiotransferase MiaB gives rise to the protein MPQKLYIETFGCQMNEYDSAKVRDLLEVSDGFELARSPEEADVLLLNTCSIREKAQEKVFSQLGRWRPLKLMRPEVVIGVGGCVASQEGEALQKRAPYVDIVFGPQTLHRLPAMLEQVRRERRPVVDVSFPAIEKFDALPEPRAEGPKAFVSVMEGCGKYCTFCVVPYTRGEEISRPVDDVIAEIVALAEQGVREVNLLGQNVNAYRGALAGGGMADLALLLHYVAAVDGIDRIRFTTSHPVEFSDALIEAFRDIPQLVNHLHLPVQSGSDRILGLMKRGHTRAEYIAKIAKLREIRPDLSLSSDFIVGFPGETEEDFEDTMALIEQLGFDQSFSFIFSARPGTPAAEMADDVPLEIKRARLARLQAKVADNAAKIASSMVGSVQSVLVEGTSRKNFNELSGRTENNRVVNFEGHPRLIGQFVDVIITESLPNSLRGRFIGLARKSRSFSNAAVQVA
- a CDS encoding PhoH family protein codes for the protein MQLLLEPSDNARLANLCGQFDEHLRQIERRLGVEIQNRGNQFQIIGAGKAARAAYEVIRSLFDAAQHEIITPERVHLSLQTANVDTLVSETGAPEDEALIRTKRSVIRARGANQRKYLQNIEQHDINFGIGPAGTGKTYLAVACAVAALEQEQVRRLVLARPAVEAGEKLGFLPGDMAQKIDPYLRPLYDALYEMLGFERVAKLIERNVIEVAPLAFMRGRTLNDSFIILDEAQNTTIEQIKMFLTRVGFGSRAVITGDITQTDLPRNKESGLRHVLQVLRDVEGISFTFFSTRDVVRHPLVQRIVAAYEAHEKAQQESSE
- the ybeY gene encoding rRNA maturation RNase YbeY, yielding MIDLTLQQASSSEVPDASAFRVWAEAALEKPHAEVVLRIVDAEESAALNSAYRGKTGPTNVLSFPFVVPAGIPNDLLGDLVICAAVVEREAAEQGKPVEAHWAHMVVHGMLHLQGYDHIEEADAQVMENREIAILQSLGIENPYLEIQPE
- a CDS encoding HlyC/CorC family transporter, with amino-acid sequence MSEGNSGEHRSWLERLVHFLSGEPESREELLEALRHAQKRQLIETEALNMIEGVLQVSELRVRDIMIPRAQMAVVPQDAELERVFPLVVESGHSRYPVIADDRAEVVGILLVKDLLAQSLRNRHLKVSEIMRPALFVPESKRLNVLLKEFKTSRSHMAIVVDEYGAAAGLVTIEDVLEQIVGEIEDEHDLSEEEYIFRKNDQEYTLKAITPIEEFNEYFGTDFEDDEYDTVGGMIVHRLGHVPERGERIEIGPFRFIVIRADSRRVHLLRLLRLSADTLRPAAG